Proteins encoded together in one Chitinophagaceae bacterium window:
- a CDS encoding RNA polymerase sigma factor RpoD/SigA — protein sequence MKQIKINKQITNRDNQSIDKYLQEIGKVNLISADDEVELAKKIRQGDKQALEKLTKSNLRFVVSVAKQYQNQGLSLGDLISEGNVGLIKAAERFDETRGFKFISYAVWWIRQSVLQALAEQSRIVRLPLNKVGYVNTISKAVIELEQKLEREPTIEEIADKLGSTINAIEITETYKMSNKYISINAPFSQKDDGCLLDVLENTSQEKPDASLINESLRKEISFSLTTLNERESEIIIFFFGINGNPQLTLEEIADKMQLTRERVRQIKERAIRRLRHSSRSNGLKNYLG from the coding sequence ATGAAACAAATTAAAATTAATAAACAAATTACTAATAGAGATAACCAATCTATAGACAAATATTTGCAAGAAATAGGAAAAGTTAATCTTATATCTGCCGATGATGAAGTAGAACTAGCTAAAAAAATTAGACAAGGAGATAAGCAGGCACTAGAAAAATTAACAAAGTCAAATCTTAGATTTGTAGTATCTGTTGCAAAACAGTACCAAAATCAAGGGTTATCTTTAGGAGATCTTATCAGCGAAGGCAATGTAGGACTTATAAAAGCGGCTGAAAGATTTGATGAAACAAGAGGTTTTAAATTTATATCGTATGCGGTATGGTGGATTAGACAATCTGTTCTACAAGCATTAGCCGAACAATCCCGTATAGTTCGACTACCTCTGAATAAGGTAGGATATGTAAATACTATATCAAAAGCAGTTATAGAATTAGAACAAAAATTAGAACGAGAACCTACCATAGAAGAAATAGCAGACAAATTAGGTAGTACTATTAATGCAATAGAAATTACAGAGACGTATAAAATGTCTAATAAATATATATCTATCAATGCACCTTTTTCACAAAAAGACGATGGATGCCTTTTAGATGTATTAGAAAATACTAGTCAAGAAAAACCAGATGCTTCTCTCATAAATGAATCTTTAAGAAAAGAAATATCTTTTTCTTTAACAACCCTCAATGAAAGAGAATCAGAAATAATTATTTTCTTCTTTGGCATAAATGGAAATCCACAGCTTACCTTAGAAGAAATTGCTGATAAAATGCAACTTACAAGAGAACGTGTAAGACAAATAAAAGAAAGAGCAATAAGACGATTAAGGCACAGCTCTCGTAGTAATGGATTAAAAAACTATTTGGGTTAA